In Populus nigra chromosome 1, ddPopNigr1.1, whole genome shotgun sequence, one genomic interval encodes:
- the LOC133705146 gene encoding probable protein phosphatase 2C 80, with amino-acid sequence MIIKKRRIAVRSQSNFQATVSVSDDDESGEKLRMNMGTCYFPKDIESNPESLGQDAHFICQERQTFGVADGVGGWAKKGIDSGIFARELMSNYLTSLRSLKPGGAVDLKKILLKAHSKTAAIGSSTACVVSLKGDHLCYANVGDSGFMVFRGKRLVYRSPTQQNYFNCPFSLGNWVGEGKRPVSVSLGEFDVEQGDIVVAGSDGVFDNLFGSEIEEILQESEGRPWPQDLAWTIATVASMNSTSEEYDSPFAIAAESEGIEHVGGKTDDITVIVAMIELEQPRVSQEEEEE; translated from the coding sequence ATGATTATCAAAAAGAGAAGAATAGCTGTGCGAAGCCAGTCAAATTTTCAAGCCACGGTTTCGGTTTCTGATGATGATGAAAGCGGTGAGAAGTTGAGGATGAATATGGGAACCTGTTACTTTCCTAAAGATATCGAGTCGAACCCAGAAAGTCTAGGCCAAGACGCCCATTTTATTTGCCAAGAAAGACAAACCTTTGGAGTGGCTGATGGTGTTGGTGGTTGGGCTAAAAAGGGTATTGATTCTGGGATTTTTGCCAGAGAACTCATGTCCAATTATCTTACTTCTCTTCGATCCTTAAAGCCTGGTGGGGCTGTTGATCTAAAGAAGATATTGTTAAAAGCGCATTCCAAGACCGCTGCTATAGGATCATCCACTGCCTGTGTTGTTAGCCTTAAAGGAGACCATTTGTGTTATGCCAATGTGGGTGACAGCGGTTTCATGGTTTTTAGAGGGAAAAGGCTTGTTTACAGGTCACCAACACAGCAGAATTATTTCAACTGTCCTTTTTCCTTGGGGAATTGGGTTGGGGAGGGTAAGCGCCCGGTTTCGGTTTCTCTTGGTGAATTTGATGTAGAGCAGGGGGACATTGTGGTTGCTGGTTCTGATGGAGTGTTTGATAATCTTTTTGGCTCTGAGATTGAGGAAATTCTTCAAGAATCTGAAGGTAGACCTTGGCCTCAGGACCTTGCATGGACCATCGCAACTGTTGCATCCATGAATTCAACCAGCGAAGAATATGACTCTCCCTTTGCAATTGCTGCTGAGTCTGAAGGAATCGAGCACGTTGGAGGCAAAACTGATGACATTACTGTCATTGTTGCTATGATTGAGTTGGAACAGCCTAGGGTTAgccaggaggaggaggaggagtaa
- the LOC133692140 gene encoding SH2 domain-containing protein A-like, with protein sequence MGSDNNNVINRKDYILLKDFRKEIEVENEKDFSISFWVYLINSSTAAFPATIIKQVYSDISSDAPFLVLNEKKIMTLFPFLHAHKETTNFSNSTSMEIEFPLENWIHVGCEVVTDMLRFHINGKIVGEQPQSFSLDKSSNSNGLRKITLAGAGGDDGLQGYVHHVEVLPLSMSIKEHYVKDPPVRLSIDLSSTSEIDEDSDRIWNIVGGKASCRRIFSLDVVLLNAICQAVNKELEIVASLVYADSGLPVEKTSDDEDPLLASCDGIEFASYDRPGKLLHGHASLKLKISQLSSKCDNRLFRIKLEIPKFSGYHFLEAFSHPIRCISRSRNPRTSLTWKRPTSAADPLNKYQSFGLCNGSLELQQNSIHKIRPSPSSKRIKLGQERTSATGQPDAACYSDTWTTNQVANAVGTQLARGAENIEEADNSPSVSDSIEERLSDFNIMSSGGYSISDVIIFKYCLGGLTDRALLLKEVATSASEEELFRLANEVSLYSGCSHHRRQIVISKRLIEEGTKFWNSISQNNRHIQWKNVIFEIEERFMRITCSSTRSLTEQDFELLRRISGCGEYMAQENFEKIWRWLYPVAFTLTSDSINTIWNSTSPKWIEGFITKEEAELSLQGPRGLQEPGTFVLRFPTSRSWPHPDAGCLIVTYVGSDYTVHHRLLSLDYIYSCEESEMNGKSLEDMLFAEPELSRLGRIVRQRQLT encoded by the exons atgggtagtgataataataatgtgaTAAACAGAAAAGATTACATTTTGCTGAAAGATTTCAGAAAggaaattgaagttgaaaatgaaaaggatttttctatttctttttgggTTTATCTTATCAACTCCTCCACCGCAGCATTTCCTGCTACAATCATCAAACAG GTTTACTCGGATATTAGCAGCGATGCTCCTTTTCTTGTTCTAAATGAGAAGAAGATAATGACACTTTTTCCATTCCTCCATGCTCACAAAGAAACTACAAATTTTAGTAATTCTACATCTATGGAGATTGAGTTTCCTCTGGAAAATTGGATTCATGTTGGATGTGAG GTTGTTACCGATATGTTGCGGTTTCACATTAATGGGAAGATTGTAGGAGAGCAGCCTCAGTCATTCTCCCTTGACAAAAGCTCGAACTCCAATGGACTGAGGAAGATAACATTAGCTGGTGCTGGTGGAGATGATGGCTTGCAGGGTTATGTTCACCATGTAGAAGTCTTGCCTTTAAGCATGTCCATTAAGGAACACTATGTTAAG GACCCACCTGTACGATTATCGATTGATCTCTCTTCAACCTCTGAAATCGATGAAGACAGTGATAGAATTTGGAATATTGTTGGAGGCAAG GCTTCATGTCGAAGGATTTTTTCCTTGGATGTGGTTTTATTAAATGCAATATGCCAGGCTGTAAACAAGGAATTGGAG ATTGTTGCTTCACTGGTTTATGCGGACAGTGGGCTTCCTGTGGAGAAAACATCTGATGATGAAGATCCCCTTTTGGCAAGCTGTGATGGGATAGAATTTGCTTCTTATGATAGACCAGGCAAACTATTGCATGGGCATGCATCCTTGAAGCTCAAAATATCCCAG CTTTCATCGAAGTGTGATAATAGGCTTTTCCGCATTAAATTAGAAATTCCAAAATTCAGTGGGTATCATTTCCTAGAGGCATTTTCCCATCCAATCCGTTGCATCTCTCGAAGTCGTAATCCTCGGACATCTCTGACATGGAAAAGGCCAACCTCTGCTGCTGAccctttaaataaatatcaatcatTTGGACTATGTAATGGATCCTTGGAATTGCAGCAAAACTCTATCCACAAAATAAGACCTAGTCCATCATCAAAACGGATCAAACTGGGGCAAGAAAGGACATCTGCAACGGGGCAGCCAGATGCGGCATGCTACTCTGATACTTGGACAACTAATCAG GTTGCAAATGCAGTAGGGACACAATTAGCCAGGGGAGCAGAGAATATTGAAGAAGCAGACAATTCACCATCTGTATCAGACAGTATTGAAGAAAGGTTATCGGATTTCAATATTATGTCAAGTGGCGGCTATTCAATTTCTGATGTGATCATTTTTAAATACTGCCTGGGAGGCTTGACTGACAGGGCTCTTCTGCTGAAGGAGGTTGCAACCTCTGCCTCTGAAGAAGAGCTTTTTAGACTTGCAAATGAGGTTTCATTGTACTCAGGATGTTCACACCACAG GCGACAGATAGTGATATCAAAGAGGTTGATAGAGGAAGGAACCAAATTTTGGAATTCAATCTCACAAAACAACCGCCACATTCAATGGAAGAATGTGATTTTTGAGATTGAAGAGCGATTTATGAGGATTACTTGCTCCAGTACCAGATCTCTTACCGAACag GATTTTGAGCTCTTGAGGAGAATTTCTGGATGTGGGGAATACATGGCTCAAGAAAATTTTGAGAAGATATGGCGTTGGTTGTACCCTGTTGCTTTTACATTAACGAGCGATTCAATAAACACAATATGGAATTCTACATCACCAAAGTGGATAGAAGGATTTATTACAAAGGAAGAAGCAGAACTGTCACTTCAGGGTCCTCGGGGTCTTCAAGAGCCTGGAACATTTGTACTGCGCTTTCCTACTTCAAGGAGCTGGCCCCATCCTGATGCAGGTTGCTTAATTGTGACCTACGTTGGCAGTGATTACACTGTTCACCACAGGCTTCTTTCCCTTGATTATATCTACAG tTGTGAGGAAAGCGAGATGAATGGGAAATCACTAGAAGACATGCTGTTTGCCGAGCCTGAGCTCTCTCGATTAGGAAG GATAGTAAGACAACGTCAATTAACTTGA
- the LOC133702048 gene encoding receptor-like serine/threonine-protein kinase At1g78530 isoform X1, which produces MTNRIISASKAQMAKAQYIAFYITVCCIAFIVSKIVISVLLYKRWKRKHLIYEEDGFSGGKMVMFKSAMMQSLKSHELFKKTLKLSYKDIIGSGGYGTVYKLMLNESTAFAVKRLNRGTAERDRGFERELEAMGDIKHRNILTLHGYCTTPQYNLLIYELMPNGSLDTFLHGRSVETKLLDWPSRYKIALGAARGISYLHHDCIPHIIHRDIKSSNILLDQNMEAQVSDFGLATLMEPDKTHVSTLVAGTFGYLAPEYFDTGKATVKGDVYSFGVVLLELLTGRKPTDEEFFKEGTKLVTWVKAVVEHKKEEYVLDSSLKCSPADEISKVFRIAFLCLEPEPSKRPTMADVVKMLEQAKSERVVEEYYYLCID; this is translated from the exons ATGACGAACAGAATCATCTCTGCTTCTAAG GCTCAAATGGCCAAGGCTCAGTATATCGCATTCTACATCACAGTATGCTGCATTGCTTTTATAGTATCAAAGATAGTTATTTCAGTCCTTCTCTACAAGCGATGGAAAAGAAAGCACTTGATTTATGAAGAAGATGGCTTTTCAG GTGGGAAGATGGTGATGTTCAAGTCTGCAATGATGCAATCTCTAAAATCCCATGAGCTCTTCAAGAAGACACTGAAATTGAGCTACAAGGACATAATTGGATCCGGAGGGTATGGGACGGTGTACAAGTTGATGCTAAACGAGTCTACTGCATTTGCTGTGAAAAGACTAAACAGGGGTACTGCGGAAAGAGATCGAGGATTCGAGAGAGAGCTGGAGGCCATGGGGGATATAAAGCATAGGAATATTCTCACTCTTCATGGATATTGCACTACGCCTCAATATAATCTTCTAATATATGAGCTCATGCCTAATGGAAGTTTGGACACGTTCCTGCATG GAAGATCAGTAGAGACTAAGCTTTTGGATTGGCCTTCCAGATATAAGATAGCACTGGGTGCAGCAAGAGGAATATCATACCTGCATCATGATTGCATCCCCCACATAATTCACCGAGATATCAAGTCAAGTAATATATTGCTGGATCAAAACATGGAAGCTCAAGTTTCTGATTTCGGATTGGCCACATTGATGGAACCTGACAAGACTCATGTTTCCACGTTAGTAGCAGGAACTTTTGGATACCTAGCTCCTG AGTACTTTGATACAGGGAAGGCGACCGTGAAAGGGGATGTATACAGCTTCGGAGTTGTCCTGCTCGAACTTCTAACTGGAAGGAAACCAACAGATGAAGAGTTTTTCAAGGAAGGAACCAAGCTTGTAACATGG GTGAAGGCAGTTGTCGAACATAAAAAGGAAGAGTATGTCCTTGACAGTAGCTTAAAGTGCAGTCCTGCTGATGAGATTAGCAAAGTATTCAGAATTGCATTCTTGTGCCTTGAACCAGAGCCCTCCAAGAGACCTACCATGGCTGATGTTGTCAAGATGCTTGAGCAAGCTAAATCAGAGAGGGTTGTGGAAgagtattattatttatgtattgACTAA
- the LOC133702048 gene encoding receptor-like serine/threonine-protein kinase At1g78530 isoform X2: MAKAQYIAFYITVCCIAFIVSKIVISVLLYKRWKRKHLIYEEDGFSGGKMVMFKSAMMQSLKSHELFKKTLKLSYKDIIGSGGYGTVYKLMLNESTAFAVKRLNRGTAERDRGFERELEAMGDIKHRNILTLHGYCTTPQYNLLIYELMPNGSLDTFLHGRSVETKLLDWPSRYKIALGAARGISYLHHDCIPHIIHRDIKSSNILLDQNMEAQVSDFGLATLMEPDKTHVSTLVAGTFGYLAPEYFDTGKATVKGDVYSFGVVLLELLTGRKPTDEEFFKEGTKLVTWVKAVVEHKKEEYVLDSSLKCSPADEISKVFRIAFLCLEPEPSKRPTMADVVKMLEQAKSERVVEEYYYLCID; this comes from the exons ATGGCCAAGGCTCAGTATATCGCATTCTACATCACAGTATGCTGCATTGCTTTTATAGTATCAAAGATAGTTATTTCAGTCCTTCTCTACAAGCGATGGAAAAGAAAGCACTTGATTTATGAAGAAGATGGCTTTTCAG GTGGGAAGATGGTGATGTTCAAGTCTGCAATGATGCAATCTCTAAAATCCCATGAGCTCTTCAAGAAGACACTGAAATTGAGCTACAAGGACATAATTGGATCCGGAGGGTATGGGACGGTGTACAAGTTGATGCTAAACGAGTCTACTGCATTTGCTGTGAAAAGACTAAACAGGGGTACTGCGGAAAGAGATCGAGGATTCGAGAGAGAGCTGGAGGCCATGGGGGATATAAAGCATAGGAATATTCTCACTCTTCATGGATATTGCACTACGCCTCAATATAATCTTCTAATATATGAGCTCATGCCTAATGGAAGTTTGGACACGTTCCTGCATG GAAGATCAGTAGAGACTAAGCTTTTGGATTGGCCTTCCAGATATAAGATAGCACTGGGTGCAGCAAGAGGAATATCATACCTGCATCATGATTGCATCCCCCACATAATTCACCGAGATATCAAGTCAAGTAATATATTGCTGGATCAAAACATGGAAGCTCAAGTTTCTGATTTCGGATTGGCCACATTGATGGAACCTGACAAGACTCATGTTTCCACGTTAGTAGCAGGAACTTTTGGATACCTAGCTCCTG AGTACTTTGATACAGGGAAGGCGACCGTGAAAGGGGATGTATACAGCTTCGGAGTTGTCCTGCTCGAACTTCTAACTGGAAGGAAACCAACAGATGAAGAGTTTTTCAAGGAAGGAACCAAGCTTGTAACATGG GTGAAGGCAGTTGTCGAACATAAAAAGGAAGAGTATGTCCTTGACAGTAGCTTAAAGTGCAGTCCTGCTGATGAGATTAGCAAAGTATTCAGAATTGCATTCTTGTGCCTTGAACCAGAGCCCTCCAAGAGACCTACCATGGCTGATGTTGTCAAGATGCTTGAGCAAGCTAAATCAGAGAGGGTTGTGGAAgagtattattatttatgtattgACTAA
- the LOC133680893 gene encoding glucan endo-1,3-beta-glucosidase, whose protein sequence is MAKAMAALSLLLLLLYLSSGGDSVMANEQKTWCVAKPSSDQATLLANINYACAHVDCRILQKGCPCFSPDSLINHASIAMNLYYQCKGRNHWNCDFRNSGLIVVTDPSYSNCIYA, encoded by the exons ATGGCTAAAGCAATGGCAGCTCTCTCTCTTTTGCTCCTACTACTTTACCTCAGCTCAG GGGGGGATTCGGTCATGGCTAATGAACAG AAAACTTGGTGTGTGGCCAAGCCATCGTCAGACCAAGCAACTTTACTAGCGAATATCAACTACGCATGCGCTCACGTGGATTGCCGGATTCTACAAAAGGGTTGCCCTTGCTTCTCTCCAGATAGTCTCATAAACCATGCATCCATAGCCATGAATCTGTATTACCAATGTAAGGGAAGGAACCACTGGAATTGCGATTTCAGGAACTCTGGCCTCATTGTCGTGACTGATCCAA GTTATAGTAACTGCATCTATGCCTAA